The following are encoded together in the Candidatus Thermoplasmatota archaeon genome:
- a CDS encoding CDP-alcohol phosphatidyltransferase family protein, which translates to MTPVWKRQLPNALSYARFALTAATFAVVLAGDKALYVVLVLLAVVTDLLDGPLARRWGVEDARGANLDSLSDYAFYLSLLVWTFLWAPEYILARWPLAAVFAVAYTSINLASMIARGLIGYHNRYTRLAATYGVVLALWIAVVGPDDIALAGLVAILVLDLAQRTWRLLAHVRARRIAGAGRQA; encoded by the coding sequence GTGACGCCCGTCTGGAAGCGCCAGCTTCCGAACGCGCTTTCGTACGCGCGGTTCGCGCTCACGGCCGCGACGTTCGCCGTCGTGCTCGCGGGCGACAAGGCGCTCTACGTCGTCCTCGTCCTCCTCGCGGTCGTGACCGACCTCCTCGACGGCCCCCTCGCGAGGCGATGGGGCGTCGAGGACGCGCGCGGCGCCAACCTGGACAGCCTCTCGGACTACGCGTTCTACCTCTCGCTCCTCGTCTGGACATTCCTCTGGGCGCCCGAGTACATCCTCGCGCGCTGGCCGCTCGCGGCCGTCTTTGCCGTCGCCTACACGTCGATCAACCTCGCCTCGATGATCGCGCGCGGGCTCATCGGATACCACAACCGCTACACGCGTCTCGCGGCGACTTACGGGGTCGTGCTCGCCCTCTGGATCGCGGTCGTCGGCCCCGACGACATCGCGCTTGCCGGGCTCGTCGCCATCCTCGTCCTCGACCTCGCCCAGCGGACGTGGCGACTCCTCGCGCACGTGCGCGCGAGGCGGATCGCCGGCGCGGGGCGCCAGGCATGA
- a CDS encoding NYN domain-containing protein has translation MDDDLGEAVLIFHEQSDGRKVSRLPGGKVVLVDLDNLDRVKNGERWRVTLWHRETFAIAHPVEKLPLMAPAPAPAPAKPAPASKASSAAVAAPPKPAPVASAKQERNAPFTLQGMLVEPENVVRNGERVAVFVDGANMDGACRSAGYFVDYRKALEYFLASGNLYAAFYYVADFTASDPLQQRFLDFLSHAGYIVRRKPVKLITDEETGERVFKGNLDTEIVLDMVNTAALYDVAFLMSGDSDFERAVDLLRSRGKRIYVISSRSSMSRELAYVADKPIFFIEDFKFILERDPKE, from the coding sequence ATGGACGACGACCTCGGCGAGGCGGTGCTGATCTTCCACGAGCAGTCCGACGGCCGCAAGGTGTCGCGCCTTCCCGGCGGGAAGGTCGTGCTCGTCGACCTCGACAACCTCGACCGCGTGAAGAACGGCGAGCGCTGGCGCGTGACCCTTTGGCACCGCGAGACGTTCGCGATCGCGCACCCCGTCGAAAAGCTCCCGCTCATGGCGCCCGCCCCTGCGCCGGCGCCCGCGAAGCCGGCGCCCGCCTCGAAGGCCTCGTCGGCCGCCGTCGCCGCCCCCCCGAAGCCCGCGCCCGTGGCGTCGGCGAAGCAGGAGCGCAACGCTCCCTTCACGCTGCAGGGCATGCTCGTCGAGCCCGAGAACGTCGTCCGGAATGGCGAGCGCGTCGCCGTCTTCGTGGACGGCGCCAACATGGACGGCGCGTGCCGGTCCGCGGGCTATTTCGTCGACTACAGGAAGGCCCTCGAGTACTTCCTCGCAAGCGGCAACCTCTACGCGGCCTTCTATTACGTCGCGGACTTCACCGCGTCCGACCCTCTCCAGCAGCGCTTCCTCGATTTCCTCTCGCACGCGGGCTACATCGTGCGCCGCAAGCCCGTCAAGCTCATCACGGACGAGGAGACCGGCGAGCGCGTGTTCAAGGGCAACCTCGACACGGAGATCGTGCTCGACATGGTGAACACGGCGGCGCTCTACGACGTCGCGTTCCTCATGTCGGGCGACTCCGACTTCGAGCGCGCGGTGGATCTGCTCCGCTCGCGCGGGAAGCGGATCTACGTCATCTCCTCCCGCAGCTCGATGAGCCGGGAGCTCGCCTACGTGGCCGACAAGCCGATCTTCTTCATCGAGGATTTCAAGTTCATCCTCGAGCGGGACCCGAAGGAGTGA
- a CDS encoding MBL fold metallo-hydrolase — translation MISIASRVERIGDVERLVVARAVAGRALYWTSAYLVDGALIDSCHRHARAEVLRWLDGRAPEVALATHHHEDHAGNFAALACDVIAPRGDVARLASGERVPLYRAITWGHREPARARGGDDARAGASRFRAVATPGHTPDHVAWFDPDRGHAYVGDAVLGKRKMLMREEDVWGVVRSLEALRALDPDAILPAHGPVIDRPRATLEGHLAHFDRLARECRRLADRGLGIARIRARVLGPEGGLAWFSGGEISKTNLVRGLLTPRT, via the coding sequence ATGATCTCGATCGCGTCGCGCGTCGAGCGCATCGGCGACGTGGAGCGTCTCGTCGTCGCGCGGGCCGTCGCCGGGCGGGCCCTCTATTGGACGTCCGCGTATCTCGTCGACGGCGCGCTCATCGACTCGTGTCATCGCCACGCGCGCGCCGAGGTCCTCCGGTGGCTCGATGGGCGCGCCCCGGAGGTCGCGCTCGCGACGCACCACCACGAGGACCACGCGGGCAACTTCGCGGCGCTCGCCTGCGACGTCATCGCCCCCCGGGGGGACGTGGCGCGCCTCGCCTCCGGCGAGCGCGTGCCGCTCTACCGGGCCATCACGTGGGGCCACCGGGAGCCCGCGCGGGCCCGCGGCGGCGACGACGCGCGCGCCGGCGCGTCGCGCTTCCGCGCCGTCGCCACCCCCGGGCACACGCCCGACCACGTCGCCTGGTTCGACCCCGACCGCGGCCACGCCTACGTCGGCGACGCGGTGCTCGGGAAGCGCAAGATGCTCATGCGCGAGGAGGACGTGTGGGGTGTCGTGCGTTCCCTGGAAGCCCTGAGGGCGCTCGACCCGGACGCGATCCTGCCCGCGCACGGACCCGTGATCGACCGTCCCAGGGCCACGCTCGAAGGTCATCTTGCGCACTTCGATCGGCTCGCGCGGGAATGCCGCCGCCTCGCGGACCGCGGCCTCGGAATCGCGCGCATCCGCGCCCGCGTCCTCGGCCCGGAGGGCGGCCTTGCATGGTTCTCCGGGGGAGAGATCAGCAAGACGAACCTCGTGAGGGGCCTTCTCACCCCCAGGACCTGA
- a CDS encoding GMP synthase subunit A: MRVYVVDNGGQWTHREWRVLKYLGVDAKIVANDTPWDELRDLDGLVLSGGAPRVGLADTLGRCAEYLDNAPYPILGICAGEQFMASHYGGRVAPGRIPEFGKTEMILDDPTGGRILAGLPERSIVWESHNDEVVEMPKGFRLLAHSVNCPVQAIEHETLPRFGLQFHPEVEHTQFGERIFRNFLDACKK; this comes from the coding sequence ATGCGGGTGTACGTCGTCGACAACGGGGGCCAGTGGACCCACCGCGAATGGCGGGTTCTGAAGTACCTCGGCGTGGACGCGAAGATCGTGGCGAACGACACGCCGTGGGACGAGCTTCGCGACCTCGACGGCCTCGTCCTCTCGGGCGGCGCGCCGCGCGTCGGCCTCGCCGACACGCTCGGACGCTGCGCCGAGTATCTCGACAACGCCCCGTACCCGATCCTCGGCATCTGCGCGGGCGAGCAGTTCATGGCGAGCCATTATGGCGGTCGCGTCGCGCCCGGCAGGATCCCCGAATTCGGCAAGACCGAGATGATCCTCGACGACCCGACGGGCGGCCGCATCCTCGCGGGCCTGCCCGAGCGGAGCATCGTGTGGGAGAGCCACAACGACGAGGTCGTCGAAATGCCCAAGGGCTTCAGGCTCCTCGCGCACAGCGTCAACTGCCCCGTGCAGGCCATCGAGCACGAGACGCTCCCGCGCTTCGGCCTCCAGTTCCACCCCGAGGTCGAGCACACGCAATTCGGCGAGCGGATCTTCCGCAACTTCCTCGACGCCTGCAAGAAGTAG
- a CDS encoding HAD-IIIA family hydrolase, with translation MARAVFLDRDGIINDRRYPFLRTWSSFAFPPRALDALVRLAKTDYRILVATNQPWIDLGWLAPDTLDDIHRRMIAAVEDAGGRIDRVYHCTGARSASPCRKPNAGMLFAGAAEFGLDPEKCWMVGDQTRDVQAAQRFGARAILANPTLKARWTSRKERPYARAADLAEAVDIILAAEG, from the coding sequence GTGGCCCGGGCCGTCTTCCTCGATCGCGACGGGATCATCAACGACCGTCGCTACCCCTTCCTGCGGACCTGGTCCTCGTTCGCGTTTCCGCCGCGCGCGCTCGACGCCCTCGTCCGGCTCGCGAAGACGGATTACCGCATCCTCGTCGCGACGAACCAGCCATGGATCGACCTCGGGTGGCTTGCCCCCGACACGCTCGACGACATCCACCGCCGCATGATCGCGGCCGTCGAGGATGCGGGCGGACGCATCGACCGCGTGTACCATTGCACCGGCGCGCGGAGCGCATCGCCCTGCCGCAAGCCGAACGCGGGCATGCTTTTCGCGGGGGCCGCGGAATTCGGCCTCGACCCCGAGAAGTGCTGGATGGTCGGCGACCAGACGCGCGACGTGCAGGCCGCGCAGCGCTTCGGCGCGCGCGCCATCCTCGCGAACCCCACCCTGAAGGCGCGGTGGACGTCGCGGAAGGAAAGGCCCTACGCCCGCGCCGCGGACCTCGCCGAAGCCGTGGACATCATCCTTGCGGCCGAAGGTTGA
- a CDS encoding rhomboid family intramembrane serine protease, whose product MPAQCETCRRDEYMPFVCKFCKGRFCAEHRLPENHACRGLDDYREKVRAEGRFLSADPGSEVLKPQVRPSAEISARLAELRQKLDGHAAHAMLAIMGGVFVLQILAGIAGLDGLMGFAFLLGQDFLFRPWTLVTSIYAHSGFYHLFGNAIVLFFFGPALEGLIGSKRFTWLFLGTGVLGGLAEILFIMGLQTQGLIAPGGVAVLGASGAIMGVLGTLTILAPRLSVLVFFVIPAPLWAITTVYAFLDVIGIFSPGRGVANLAHLAGLAAGMLYAKYLHSQGLRAYVQRPQGASSWRRYF is encoded by the coding sequence ATGCCTGCGCAGTGCGAGACCTGCCGACGCGACGAATACATGCCGTTCGTCTGCAAGTTCTGCAAGGGTCGCTTCTGCGCCGAGCACCGTCTCCCGGAGAACCACGCCTGCCGCGGCCTCGACGACTACCGCGAGAAGGTCCGCGCGGAGGGGCGCTTCCTCTCCGCCGACCCGGGAAGCGAGGTGTTGAAGCCGCAGGTCCGGCCGAGCGCGGAGATCTCGGCGCGCCTCGCCGAGCTGCGGCAGAAGCTCGACGGGCACGCCGCGCACGCGATGCTCGCGATCATGGGCGGCGTGTTCGTCCTCCAGATCCTCGCCGGCATCGCGGGCCTCGACGGGCTCATGGGCTTCGCGTTCCTCCTCGGTCAGGACTTCCTCTTTCGCCCGTGGACGCTCGTGACGAGCATCTACGCGCACAGCGGATTCTACCACCTCTTCGGCAACGCGATCGTGCTCTTCTTCTTCGGCCCGGCCCTCGAGGGCCTCATCGGGTCGAAGCGGTTCACGTGGCTCTTCCTCGGGACGGGCGTCCTCGGCGGCCTCGCGGAGATCCTCTTCATCATGGGGCTCCAGACGCAGGGCCTCATCGCCCCCGGCGGCGTCGCCGTCCTCGGCGCCTCGGGCGCGATCATGGGGGTCCTCGGCACGCTCACGATCCTCGCCCCGCGCCTGAGCGTCCTCGTGTTCTTCGTGATCCCCGCGCCGCTCTGGGCGATCACGACGGTCTACGCATTCCTCGACGTGATCGGCATCTTCTCGCCGGGCCGCGGCGTCGCGAACCTCGCGCACCTCGCGGGCCTCGCGGCCGGCATGCTGTACGCGAAGTACCTGCACAGCCAGGGGCTGCGCGCCTACGTCCAGCGCCCGCAAGGAGCGTCGTCGTGGCGCCGGTACTTCTGA
- a CDS encoding V-type ATP synthase subunit D, whose translation MALKDVKPTRSQLIELKKRINLSKKGYKLLKMKRDGLIMEFFKLLEQAKKVRQEMGGRHERAEEAIHVAEAVEGLVPVKSAALALGKSPTIDLARKNVMGVVVPKIESSGVRQSLVERGYGIIGTSPRIDQAARSYEELVETIIQAAEVETSMKKMLDEIEKTKRRVNALEFKVIPELSQARDFIRLRLEEMERENIFRLKKIKAKSEAAAA comes from the coding sequence ATGGCGCTCAAGGACGTCAAGCCCACGCGCTCCCAGCTCATCGAGCTCAAGAAGCGCATCAACCTCTCCAAGAAGGGCTACAAGCTTCTCAAGATGAAGCGCGACGGCCTCATCATGGAGTTCTTCAAGCTCCTCGAGCAGGCGAAGAAGGTCCGCCAGGAGATGGGCGGCCGGCACGAGCGCGCGGAGGAGGCGATCCACGTCGCCGAGGCCGTCGAGGGCCTCGTCCCCGTGAAGAGCGCGGCGCTCGCCCTCGGCAAGTCGCCCACGATCGACCTCGCGCGCAAGAACGTCATGGGCGTCGTCGTCCCGAAGATCGAGTCCTCGGGCGTGCGCCAGTCGCTCGTCGAGCGCGGCTACGGCATCATCGGCACGTCGCCCCGCATCGACCAGGCCGCGCGCTCCTACGAGGAGCTCGTCGAGACGATCATCCAGGCCGCGGAAGTCGAGACCTCGATGAAGAAGATGCTCGACGAGATCGAGAAGACGAAGCGCCGCGTGAACGCGCTCGAGTTCAAGGTCATCCCCGAGCTTTCCCAGGCTCGCGACTTCATCCGCCTGCGCCTCGAGGAGATGGAGCGCGAGAACATCTTCCGCCTGAAGAAGATCAAGGCGAAGTCGGAAGCCGCGGCCGCCTGA
- a CDS encoding FAD-binding oxidoreductase: MARRVLVVGAGALGASAALALAEAGADVTVLERGPAPGLAGASARGAGVASVLAWNALDIRLVRRTLQRFRALSATAADRGHPFRLHVTGSATLVDAARASRLEELAVLQKREGAEVRLLDPADAGTLPGLGALDLAGVALVAFAPGDAWASPPAYADLALALARERGATFTPNADVKGLALDGSRVAGVRLGDGRLVEADLTLVAGGAWTAGLLASAGAPLPLAPYRTQAVVVDGVRNPTAIVHDTVQGCYFRPDAPGRALVGDGTTTTPEHPDLYKSEADDGFVSRSIERLVRRVPSARGAFALSSRAGLDTATPDRHPLVGPDPRFEGLHLLVGGNGFGFMRSAALGEASAATMLGRRAPVPVGAFAAARFEGLWKEPFEIREGFSL; encoded by the coding sequence ATGGCGCGGCGCGTGCTCGTCGTGGGCGCGGGCGCCCTCGGCGCGAGCGCCGCCCTCGCCCTCGCCGAAGCCGGGGCGGACGTCACGGTCCTGGAGCGCGGCCCCGCGCCCGGCCTCGCGGGCGCAAGCGCGCGCGGCGCGGGCGTCGCGAGCGTCCTCGCCTGGAACGCGCTCGACATCCGGCTCGTGCGGCGCACCCTCCAGCGCTTCCGCGCGCTCTCCGCGACGGCGGCCGACCGCGGCCACCCCTTCCGTCTCCACGTGACCGGCTCCGCGACGCTCGTCGACGCCGCCCGGGCGTCGCGCCTCGAGGAGCTCGCGGTCCTCCAGAAGCGCGAAGGCGCGGAGGTGCGTCTTCTCGATCCCGCCGACGCGGGAACGCTCCCGGGTCTCGGCGCGCTCGATCTTGCGGGCGTGGCCTTGGTCGCCTTCGCGCCGGGCGACGCCTGGGCGAGCCCGCCCGCGTACGCCGATCTCGCGCTCGCCCTCGCGCGCGAGCGCGGCGCCACGTTCACGCCGAACGCGGACGTGAAGGGCCTCGCGCTCGACGGGAGCCGCGTCGCGGGCGTCCGTCTCGGCGACGGCCGCCTGGTCGAGGCCGACCTGACGCTCGTCGCAGGCGGCGCGTGGACGGCGGGCCTCCTCGCTTCGGCGGGCGCGCCGCTCCCGCTCGCGCCGTACCGCACGCAGGCCGTCGTCGTGGACGGCGTCCGGAACCCGACCGCCATCGTGCACGACACGGTGCAGGGCTGCTACTTCCGCCCCGACGCCCCGGGCCGCGCGCTCGTGGGCGACGGCACCACGACCACGCCCGAGCATCCCGATCTCTACAAGTCCGAGGCGGACGACGGATTCGTCTCCCGGTCGATCGAGCGCCTCGTCCGCCGCGTGCCCTCCGCCCGCGGCGCCTTCGCGCTCTCCTCCCGGGCGGGCCTCGACACGGCGACTCCGGACCGGCACCCGCTCGTCGGCCCGGATCCGCGGTTCGAAGGCCTGCACCTTCTTGTGGGCGGGAACGGCTTCGGGTTCATGCGCTCCGCGGCGCTCGGCGAGGCCTCCGCGGCGACGATGCTCGGCCGCCGCGCCCCCGTCCCCGTCGGCGCGTTCGCCGCGGCGCGCTTCGAGGGCCTCTGGAAGGAGCCGTTCGAGATCCGGGAGGGTTTTTCGCTGTGA
- a CDS encoding CopD family protein, which produces MRVAPVLAFVALLALVPAAAGHANLLASDPPANSAAPEAPREIHLRFTEPLEPAFAKAAVADARGRIVSGPPRVADDPRTLVMPLEAALPDGGYTVTWKVVSTVDGHTTRGIFGFAVGNGTVPVGGAGASEVAVPEIPELAGKAASFIGAALAVGVPFFALFVARGEHAGAGGWVLPRVAIVGLVVAFAGVLAQFLAVAARLHDVAFTALGPEAIVATALTREGNLFAVRALLAVVAFGALLAGRGRTGDVRPFAWRIALVAGVVSLIAASLSSHAAGVSPRWLGVGLDWIHFTAASIWLGGLAALGALLARQGGVAWSRALVPRFSAIAFVAVPVLVIAGGLSSYVHVPNLEGYVESGWGRLVAIKAALVLPLLALGAYNRYVLEPRIRRGEESVIWKLARSVRLELSLGMVVVVLAAVLGALPPPGYGAPGSATSTTTAGGFEGTLVVVPAAAGVNRVSARVVDLATGEPPAGVLSAEFEFIFAERDLGRGVAPAAGGGSPGTWVAHGAHLSTPGAWDVGLYLELEGRPDVTLFWRIQVSE; this is translated from the coding sequence CGCCTTCGCGAAGGCGGCCGTCGCGGACGCCCGCGGCCGGATCGTGAGCGGCCCGCCCCGCGTCGCGGACGATCCGCGCACGCTCGTCATGCCCCTCGAGGCGGCACTCCCCGACGGAGGCTACACCGTCACCTGGAAGGTCGTGAGCACCGTCGACGGCCACACGACGCGCGGCATCTTCGGGTTCGCCGTCGGCAACGGCACGGTCCCCGTCGGCGGGGCCGGCGCAAGCGAGGTCGCGGTGCCCGAGATCCCCGAGCTTGCGGGCAAGGCCGCCTCGTTCATCGGCGCCGCGCTCGCGGTCGGCGTTCCGTTCTTCGCGCTGTTCGTGGCGCGCGGCGAGCATGCCGGCGCGGGCGGATGGGTCCTCCCCCGCGTGGCCATCGTCGGCCTCGTGGTCGCGTTCGCGGGCGTCCTCGCGCAGTTCCTCGCCGTCGCCGCGCGGCTCCACGACGTCGCGTTCACCGCCCTCGGCCCCGAGGCGATCGTCGCGACCGCGCTCACGCGGGAGGGAAACCTCTTCGCGGTGCGCGCGCTTCTTGCCGTCGTCGCCTTCGGCGCGCTTCTCGCGGGCCGCGGTCGCACGGGCGACGTCAGGCCGTTCGCCTGGCGCATCGCGCTCGTCGCGGGGGTCGTTTCGCTCATCGCGGCGTCGCTCTCGTCGCACGCCGCCGGCGTCTCGCCGCGCTGGCTCGGGGTCGGCCTCGACTGGATCCACTTCACCGCGGCGAGCATATGGCTCGGCGGCCTCGCGGCGCTCGGCGCCCTCCTCGCGCGACAGGGCGGCGTCGCGTGGTCGCGCGCGCTCGTGCCGCGCTTCTCCGCGATCGCCTTCGTCGCGGTGCCCGTGCTCGTCATCGCGGGCGGCCTCTCCTCGTACGTCCACGTTCCGAACCTCGAGGGTTACGTCGAGAGCGGATGGGGCCGGCTCGTCGCCATCAAGGCCGCGCTCGTCCTGCCGCTCCTCGCGCTCGGCGCCTACAACCGGTACGTGCTCGAGCCCCGCATCCGTCGCGGCGAGGAGTCCGTCATCTGGAAGCTCGCGCGCTCGGTGCGTCTCGAGCTCTCCCTCGGCATGGTGGTGGTCGTTCTCGCGGCCGTGCTCGGCGCGCTCCCGCCGCCGGGCTACGGCGCGCCCGGGTCGGCGACCTCGACCACGACGGCGGGCGGCTTCGAGGGAACGCTCGTCGTCGTCCCGGCCGCCGCGGGCGTGAACCGCGTCTCGGCGCGCGTCGTGGACCTCGCGACGGGCGAGCCGCCCGCGGGCGTCCTGTCGGCCGAGTTCGAATTCATCTTCGCCGAGCGGGATCTCGGGCGGGGCGTGGCGCCCGCGGCGGGCGGAGGATCCCCGGGAACGTGGGTCGCCCACGGCGCCCATCTCTCGACGCCCGGCGCGTGGGACGTCGGGCTCTACCTTGAGCTCGAAGGGCGACCGGACGTCACGCTGTTCTGGCGCATCCAGGTCTCGGAGTGA
- a CDS encoding PKD domain-containing protein produces MKHAILAALLFVGAALAGCVGQPGSEADALKKSSTDGGLVAAFTMTPAKGDKGTVFTFDAAPSELAGAKSVAYTWSFGDGKTATGSKATHSYAYDGTYVARLVITADGATATATKNVVVGSGRNAVPTAALATAPLWVNPGESITFDASASSDPDGEPLTYAWGLGAAKPPAEDAGEHAGHGDGGAHAHAAGGFNTDRIDPGKSGSQKFTEEGVYEYHCHPHPNMLGKVIVSSTDATAASGKVTVVMKDMAFHPAEIVVKPGTTVVWKNEEPTKELWHTATQSTFTPALAAVGANAPVVTIPFDTEGYFEIRLTVKDPKLAASSASAFVLVGGKPDPTFARLYAGNITIAAKDLDGTPAEQAPMKHAFSLARDGLLFANLTVKSVVEGLPALAHLKLYKQGNATAVAEATADKSLQILSAIPVDGETYRLEVVGQQGVLLSYTLELTVVYDLVPTTADIAAAMGGHDDHGGGGHHH; encoded by the coding sequence ATGAAGCACGCCATCCTCGCAGCCCTCCTGTTCGTCGGCGCCGCGCTCGCCGGCTGCGTCGGTCAGCCCGGTTCCGAGGCCGACGCCCTCAAGAAGTCCTCGACGGACGGCGGCCTCGTCGCCGCCTTCACGATGACGCCCGCGAAGGGCGACAAGGGCACGGTCTTCACCTTCGACGCCGCGCCGTCGGAGCTCGCGGGCGCCAAGTCGGTCGCCTATACGTGGTCGTTCGGCGACGGCAAGACCGCGACGGGTTCCAAGGCGACGCACAGCTACGCCTACGACGGCACGTACGTCGCGCGCCTCGTCATCACGGCCGACGGCGCCACCGCGACGGCGACGAAGAACGTCGTCGTCGGATCGGGCCGCAACGCCGTGCCCACCGCGGCCCTCGCCACCGCCCCCCTCTGGGTCAACCCCGGGGAGTCCATCACCTTCGACGCTTCGGCCTCCTCCGATCCCGACGGCGAGCCCCTCACGTACGCCTGGGGCCTTGGCGCCGCGAAGCCCCCCGCGGAAGACGCGGGCGAGCACGCGGGCCACGGCGACGGCGGCGCGCACGCGCACGCGGCCGGCGGGTTCAACACGGATCGCATCGACCCGGGCAAGAGCGGCTCGCAGAAGTTCACGGAGGAGGGCGTGTACGAGTACCACTGCCACCCCCACCCCAACATGCTCGGCAAGGTCATCGTGTCCTCGACGGACGCTACGGCCGCCTCGGGCAAGGTCACGGTCGTCATGAAGGACATGGCCTTCCACCCGGCCGAGATCGTCGTCAAGCCCGGCACCACGGTCGTCTGGAAGAACGAGGAGCCGACGAAGGAGCTGTGGCACACGGCCACGCAGAGCACGTTCACGCCCGCGCTCGCCGCCGTCGGCGCGAACGCGCCCGTCGTCACCATCCCGTTCGACACCGAGGGCTACTTCGAGATCCGCCTGACGGTCAAGGACCCGAAGCTCGCGGCGTCCTCCGCGAGCGCGTTCGTGCTCGTCGGCGGCAAGCCCGATCCGACCTTCGCGCGCCTGTACGCGGGCAACATCACGATCGCCGCGAAGGATCTCGACGGGACGCCTGCGGAGCAGGCGCCCATGAAGCACGCCTTCTCGCTCGCGCGCGACGGCCTCCTCTTCGCGAACCTGACGGTGAAGAGCGTCGTCGAGGGCCTCCCCGCGCTCGCGCACCTCAAGCTCTACAAGCAGGGCAACGCGACGGCCGTCGCGGAGGCGACCGCCGACAAGTCGCTGCAGATCCTCTCCGCGATCCCGGTCGACGGCGAGACGTACCGACTCGAGGTCGTCGGCCAGCAGGGCGTCCTCCTGAGCTACACGCTCGAGCTGACGGTGGTCTACGACCTCGTGCCCACGACGGCCGACATCGCGGCCGCGATGGGCGGTCACGACGACCACGGCGGCGGCGGGCACCACCACTGA
- a CDS encoding peroxiredoxin: MAAKPAVGEKAPDFTLPDQDGVPRTLSDHRGRWVLLFFYPRDQTPGCQRQVCAFRDVMQRFEWVDVVVYGVSADDVASHKAFAEAERLPYKLLADPSREVIERYGAMSRIPLLNVAQRVTFVIDPEGVVRHVHESALDPAGHAEAAWRAVAAGRGS, from the coding sequence ATGGCCGCGAAGCCCGCCGTCGGCGAAAAGGCCCCCGACTTCACGCTCCCCGACCAGGACGGCGTTCCGCGGACCCTCTCGGACCACCGCGGAAGGTGGGTCCTGCTCTTCTTCTATCCCCGCGACCAGACCCCCGGATGCCAACGCCAGGTGTGCGCCTTCCGCGACGTGATGCAGCGATTCGAATGGGTGGACGTCGTCGTGTACGGCGTGAGCGCGGACGACGTCGCGAGCCACAAGGCGTTCGCGGAGGCCGAGCGCCTGCCGTACAAGCTCCTCGCCGACCCCTCGCGCGAGGTCATCGAGCGCTACGGCGCGATGAGCCGCATCCCGCTCCTCAACGTCGCCCAGCGCGTGACGTTCGTCATCGATCCCGAAGGCGTCGTGCGCCACGTCCACGAAAGCGCGCTCGATCCGGCCGGGCACGCGGAGGCCGCGTGGCGGGCGGTCGCGGCGGGGCGGGGGTCTTGA
- the guaA gene encoding glutamine-hydrolyzing GMP synthase → MFDPAKFVEEQIAEIRKAIPAPGKAIIACSGGVDSTTAAVLVGRAIGDRLTSVFVDTGYMRKDEPEIIRNTLKGLDINLDFVDAKAEFYAAMKGITDPETKRKTIGEKFIRVFERESKKTGAQYLVQGTIAPDWIESGGGVRDTIKSHHNVGGLPKDMHLKVVEPLRDLYKDEVRKLARHLEIPVSERQPFPGPGLAIRVLGEATPERTAIVREACAIVEEEIDRAAKEGKMERPWQYFAALLPVRSVGVHGDIRHYGETIVVRAVESLDAMTAQSLRIPYDVLESISIRITNELGQHVTRVVYDLSHKPPGTIEWE, encoded by the coding sequence CTGTTCGATCCGGCGAAGTTCGTCGAGGAGCAGATCGCGGAGATCCGGAAGGCCATCCCGGCCCCCGGCAAGGCCATCATCGCGTGCTCCGGCGGCGTCGATTCCACCACCGCGGCCGTCCTGGTCGGCCGCGCGATCGGCGACCGGCTCACGTCGGTCTTCGTCGACACGGGCTACATGCGCAAGGACGAGCCCGAAATCATCCGCAACACCCTCAAGGGCCTGGACATCAACCTCGACTTCGTGGACGCGAAGGCCGAGTTCTACGCGGCCATGAAGGGCATCACGGACCCCGAGACGAAGCGCAAGACGATCGGCGAGAAGTTCATCCGCGTCTTCGAGCGCGAGTCGAAGAAGACGGGCGCGCAGTACCTCGTGCAGGGCACGATCGCGCCCGACTGGATTGAGTCCGGCGGCGGCGTGCGGGACACGATCAAGAGCCACCACAACGTGGGCGGCCTCCCGAAGGACATGCACCTCAAGGTCGTCGAGCCGCTGCGCGACCTCTACAAGGACGAGGTCCGCAAGCTCGCCCGCCACCTCGAGATCCCGGTCTCCGAGCGCCAGCCGTTCCCCGGCCCGGGCCTCGCGATCCGCGTCCTCGGCGAGGCGACGCCCGAGCGCACGGCCATCGTGCGCGAGGCCTGCGCGATCGTCGAGGAGGAGATCGACCGCGCCGCGAAAGAGGGGAAGATGGAACGCCCGTGGCAGTACTTCGCCGCGCTCCTGCCCGTCCGCAGCGTCGGCGTGCACGGCGACATCCGCCACTACGGCGAAACGATCGTGGTGCGCGCCGTCGAGTCGCTCGACGCGATGACCGCGCAGTCGCTTCGCATCCCGTACGACGTCCTCGAGTCCATCTCCATCCGCATCACGAACGAGCTGGGGCAGCACGTGACGCGCGTCGTGTACGACCTCAGCCACAAGCCGCCGGGCACCATCGAGTGGGAGTAG